A genomic segment from Armatimonadota bacterium encodes:
- a CDS encoding ribosomal RNA small subunit methyltransferase E, producing the protein MPRHRFFVSAEQFSDGIVRILGEDARQIRAVLRLQPGDEISVLDGSGKEYHCVLESVRKDETVARVGSWVELDVEPSVHITVVQSLAKGEKIEQVIQHGTEVGVSRFLLVHTERSVVRLEGERERSRVERWRRIAKEAAEQAHRAKVPTVEGVLSLQQALEMVTRTSVLALHPDGAALSLAEWLRVGALDSGVTVVVGPEGGLTDEEVVLCREHGATTVCLMPRILRTETAALVAVSQILLMAEQEGLTICAG; encoded by the coding sequence GTGCCCAGGCATCGTTTCTTTGTGTCTGCAGAGCAGTTTTCGGACGGCATCGTGCGCATTCTGGGAGAAGATGCCCGTCAGATTCGAGCAGTGCTCCGGTTGCAGCCCGGCGACGAAATCAGTGTACTGGATGGTTCGGGCAAGGAGTATCACTGCGTGCTGGAGTCGGTGCGGAAGGACGAAACGGTGGCGCGCGTGGGCAGCTGGGTGGAGCTGGATGTGGAGCCGAGCGTGCACATCACGGTCGTGCAATCGCTGGCAAAGGGCGAAAAGATAGAGCAGGTCATCCAGCACGGGACGGAGGTTGGTGTCTCGCGTTTTCTTCTGGTACATACCGAGCGGAGTGTGGTGAGGCTGGAAGGAGAGCGCGAGAGGTCGCGGGTGGAGCGCTGGCGGAGAATCGCCAAAGAGGCGGCGGAACAGGCTCACCGAGCGAAGGTGCCCACAGTGGAAGGCGTTTTGTCTCTTCAGCAGGCGCTGGAGATGGTGACACGTACGAGCGTTCTGGCGTTGCATCCAGACGGTGCAGCGTTGTCGCTTGCGGAGTGGTTGCGAGTCGGTGCTCTGGATTCGGGAGTGACGGTCGTTGTGGGACCGGAAGGGGGATTGACGGACGAAGAGGTCGTGCTGTGTCGGGAGCACGGGGCAACCACAGTCTGTCTGATGCCTCGTATCCTGCGCACAGAGACGGCGGCGCTGGTAGCGGTCAGCCAGATACTGCTGATGGCGGAGCAGGAGGGATTGACCATTTGCGCAGGCTAA
- the prmA gene encoding ribosomal protein L11 methyltransferase gives MKWLEMGILVHPISHEAVAEVCRQAGVQGVRLESDKVVVALPVDGRLDERKRWLLTQLSLLPEWGLPPMQRVEERVRDESEWADAWKQFFHTFRVGSRIVIQPSWEPYTPRQEDVVIELDPGMAFGTGLHETTQLCLDFLEEMIQTGVAVVDVGTGSGILAIAAAKLGASSVWAGDNDPVAVLVAQRNVARNRVEKVVSVHLAEGCEGAPECDLLVANITAEVILQLLPDFARCSRRGGSLIVSGIVEGRQQSVRRALSQPPWHEMIVRKRGDWWAFAARRG, from the coding sequence ATGAAATGGCTGGAGATGGGCATCCTGGTCCACCCCATTTCACATGAGGCGGTCGCAGAAGTTTGCCGACAGGCAGGAGTGCAAGGTGTTCGGCTGGAATCAGACAAGGTTGTCGTCGCGCTGCCGGTGGACGGGCGTTTGGACGAACGCAAAAGGTGGCTCCTGACGCAGCTATCGCTCCTGCCGGAGTGGGGGCTTCCTCCCATGCAGCGCGTGGAAGAGCGAGTGCGAGACGAGTCCGAATGGGCGGATGCGTGGAAGCAGTTTTTCCACACCTTCCGAGTAGGCAGTCGGATAGTGATTCAACCCTCGTGGGAGCCCTATACGCCTCGTCAAGAGGATGTGGTGATTGAACTCGACCCGGGCATGGCTTTCGGTACGGGGCTGCATGAAACCACTCAATTATGTTTAGATTTTTTAGAAGAAATGATACAGACTGGCGTGGCGGTGGTGGATGTGGGTACCGGTTCAGGCATCCTGGCGATTGCGGCGGCAAAGCTGGGAGCTTCTTCCGTATGGGCGGGCGATAACGACCCGGTAGCGGTGCTCGTCGCGCAGCGCAATGTGGCTCGCAACAGGGTAGAAAAGGTGGTGTCGGTGCACCTGGCAGAAGGATGTGAAGGCGCGCCGGAATGCGATCTGCTGGTGGCCAACATCACTGCAGAGGTCATCCTGCAGTTGCTGCCCGATTTTGCGCGTTGTAGCCGGCGCGGGGGAAGCCTGATCGTGAGCGGTATCGTGGAGGGGCGACAGCAGTCCGTTCGCAGGGCTTTGTCACAACCTCCTTGGCACGAGATGATCGTTCGCAAGCGCGGGGACTGGTGGGCTTTTGCTGCGAGGAGAGGTTAA